One Persicobacter psychrovividus DNA window includes the following coding sequences:
- a CDS encoding S46 family peptidase: MKRWALALILPLLPLMAKADEGMWLPQLLKTLNEADMQARGMKMSADDIYSVNHSSLKDAVVSFGGFCTGELISPEGLILTNHHCGYGQIQSHSSVENDLLTNGFWAMSKEEELPNPGLFVTFIVRIEDVTKEVLKGATPEMTEDERQELVAENSDAIIQKTTAGTHYGAKIKSMFYGNEYYMFVTETYDDVRLVGAPPSAIGKFGGDTDNWMWPRHTGDFSMFRVYSAPDGSPAAYAKENVPLKPKHFLPINLTGVEDGDFTMVFGFPGRTQEYLTTYSIKPLVETTNPNRIKIRETKLNILKSDMNKDDKVRIQYSAKYARVANYYKKWIGENRGLKVTNAIAEKEALETKFQQWADANPARKAHYGTLLSKFEQTHKEEQDVILPYNYIREAAYGTEILSLAARFRGLIDAPASEREKRVDALKAYAKKYFKDYNAPTDEKVFAALMRLYAEDISANYQPEILQAMNKKYKANFENYAAHFFGKSILDDQQKVEALLNDFNEKSMKTLLKDPAIKLEREFRDIYIGKVGDVMRNTQNALERLNRSYTAGLREMLPNKTFYPDANSTMRVSYGVVDGSTPYDGMRYTSHTYLDGVFQKEMAGADDYVITDRMRELYADKNYGRYAENGKLPVCFTASNHTTGGNSGSPVIDGEGRLIGLNFDRSWESTMSDIKYDKDICRNIAVDIRYVLWVVDVYAGASHLVDEMTLVETKTPAAEEATAE, encoded by the coding sequence ATGAAGAGGTGGGCGCTTGCCCTGATTTTACCACTACTCCCGCTGATGGCCAAGGCGGATGAAGGCATGTGGCTTCCGCAATTGCTGAAAACATTGAACGAAGCCGATATGCAGGCACGTGGAATGAAAATGTCAGCAGATGATATTTACAGCGTGAACCACTCCAGCCTTAAAGATGCCGTAGTTTCCTTCGGTGGCTTTTGTACTGGGGAGTTGATTTCTCCTGAGGGTTTGATCCTGACCAACCACCACTGTGGTTATGGGCAAATTCAATCACATTCTTCTGTAGAAAACGATTTGCTGACCAATGGTTTCTGGGCGATGTCGAAAGAAGAAGAGCTGCCAAACCCAGGTTTGTTTGTTACTTTTATTGTCCGTATTGAAGATGTTACCAAAGAGGTACTCAAGGGGGCAACGCCTGAAATGACCGAAGATGAACGTCAGGAACTTGTGGCGGAAAATTCGGATGCCATCATCCAGAAAACCACTGCAGGAACACATTATGGCGCCAAGATCAAATCGATGTTCTATGGCAACGAGTACTATATGTTTGTGACAGAAACCTACGATGATGTTCGCCTTGTAGGTGCACCACCATCGGCTATTGGTAAATTCGGTGGCGATACCGACAACTGGATGTGGCCTCGCCATACAGGAGATTTTTCGATGTTCCGTGTATATTCAGCACCTGATGGCTCTCCTGCTGCTTACGCTAAGGAGAATGTGCCATTGAAGCCAAAGCACTTCTTGCCGATCAACCTTACAGGTGTTGAAGATGGCGATTTCACAATGGTTTTCGGTTTCCCAGGCCGTACACAGGAGTACCTGACGACCTACTCGATTAAGCCATTGGTGGAAACTACGAATCCGAACCGTATCAAAATTCGCGAAACAAAGCTTAACATTCTAAAGTCGGATATGAATAAGGACGACAAGGTTCGTATTCAGTATTCTGCAAAATATGCGCGTGTGGCGAATTACTACAAAAAATGGATTGGTGAAAACCGAGGCCTGAAAGTGACCAATGCTATTGCAGAGAAAGAGGCTTTGGAAACGAAATTCCAGCAGTGGGCAGATGCCAACCCTGCGCGTAAAGCACATTATGGTACCTTGCTGTCGAAATTTGAGCAAACTCACAAGGAAGAGCAGGATGTGATCTTGCCTTATAACTACATCCGTGAGGCAGCCTACGGAACGGAGATTCTGAGCCTTGCGGCACGTTTCCGTGGTTTGATTGATGCCCCAGCAAGCGAGCGCGAAAAACGCGTGGACGCCCTGAAAGCTTATGCGAAAAAATATTTCAAAGATTACAATGCACCAACAGATGAAAAAGTATTTGCTGCTTTGATGCGTTTGTATGCCGAGGATATCAGCGCCAACTATCAGCCAGAGATTTTACAGGCGATGAATAAGAAGTACAAAGCGAATTTTGAAAATTACGCAGCGCATTTCTTCGGAAAGTCGATATTGGATGATCAGCAAAAAGTAGAAGCTTTGTTGAATGACTTCAACGAGAAAAGCATGAAAACTTTACTGAAGGACCCTGCCATTAAGTTGGAGCGCGAGTTCCGTGATATTTACATAGGTAAGGTTGGTGATGTGATGCGCAATACTCAGAATGCTCTGGAGCGCCTGAACCGTTCGTACACTGCTGGCTTGCGTGAGATGTTGCCAAACAAAACTTTCTACCCTGATGCCAACAGTACCATGCGTGTTTCTTATGGCGTAGTAGATGGCTCGACACCTTACGATGGCATGCGTTATACTTCGCATACTTATCTGGATGGTGTGTTCCAGAAAGAAATGGCTGGAGCAGATGATTATGTAATTACGGATCGTATGCGCGAATTGTATGCGGATAAAAATTATGGCCGTTATGCTGAAAATGGCAAATTGCCCGTATGTTTTACCGCTTCCAACCATACGACTGGTGGGAATTCAGGTTCACCAGTTATTGATGGGGAAGGCCGCTTGATTGGGCTGAATTTTGACCGTTCGTGGGAATCAACGATGTCGGATATTAAATACGATAAAGACATTTGCCGAAATATTGCAGTAGATATTCGCTATGTATTGTGGGTGGTGGATGTGTACGCTGGGGCTTCTCATCTGGTAGATGAAATGACTTTGGTGGAAACAAAAACACCTGCAGCAGAAGAAGCGACAGCAGAGTAA
- a CDS encoding Rrf2 family transcriptional regulator encodes MFSKACSYGIRAMIYISAKTNQGIRLGIKDIAKEIESPEAFTGKILQTLSKKGLVDSVKGPKGGFSMTTEQQQVSLFDIVSNIDGDELMTGCGLGFKKCSEAHPCPMHHQYKEVRAQFNTMLRETQLKTLSDDFEQGLSFFHPEEG; translated from the coding sequence ATGTTTTCAAAAGCATGCAGTTACGGCATTCGTGCCATGATCTATATAAGTGCCAAGACCAATCAGGGCATTCGGCTGGGCATCAAGGATATTGCAAAAGAGATTGAATCGCCAGAAGCTTTTACGGGAAAAATTTTGCAGACCTTGAGTAAAAAAGGGCTTGTAGATTCTGTGAAAGGGCCCAAGGGTGGTTTTTCGATGACCACCGAACAGCAACAGGTGAGCCTGTTTGATATTGTAAGCAATATCGACGGGGACGAACTGATGACAGGTTGCGGATTGGGTTTCAAGAAGTGCAGCGAAGCACACCCCTGCCCGATGCACCACCAATACAAAGAAGTGCGGGCACAGTTTAATACCATGTTGCGCGAGACACAACTCAAAACACTCTCCGATGATTTTGAACAAGGCCTGAGCTTTTTTCACCCCGAAGAAGGCTAA
- a CDS encoding enoyl-ACP reductase FabI, whose translation MATNLLKGKKGIIFGALNEDSIAWKTALMAKEEGAEFVLTNAPIALRMGKIKELGDACNAEIIPADATSVEDIENLFTKASEILGGKIDFVLHSIGMSPNVRKGKSYGELNYDWFHKTLDISAMSYHKVLQVAEKMDIMNEWGSFVGLSYIAAQRSFSHYADMADAKALLESIARGYGARFAAKKVRVNTISQSPTVTTAGQGITGFDDFFNFADQLSPLGNAPSEDCAKYILSLFSDYTRYVTMQNLMHDGGFSTTGITQEMMETLAKARQK comes from the coding sequence ATGGCAACTAATCTGCTAAAAGGAAAAAAAGGGATCATCTTTGGTGCCCTTAACGAGGATTCTATTGCATGGAAAACTGCGCTAATGGCTAAAGAAGAAGGCGCTGAATTTGTATTGACCAATGCTCCTATTGCTTTGCGCATGGGAAAAATCAAAGAATTGGGTGATGCTTGTAATGCGGAAATCATTCCTGCAGATGCAACAAGTGTAGAGGATATTGAAAACCTTTTCACTAAAGCTTCTGAGATTTTAGGCGGAAAGATTGACTTCGTATTGCACTCTATCGGGATGAGTCCGAATGTCCGTAAAGGGAAATCTTATGGTGAGTTGAACTACGACTGGTTCCACAAAACACTGGACATTTCGGCAATGTCGTACCACAAAGTATTGCAAGTGGCCGAGAAAATGGACATTATGAACGAGTGGGGCTCATTCGTTGGTTTGTCATACATCGCTGCACAGCGTAGCTTCTCCCACTATGCGGATATGGCCGATGCCAAAGCATTGCTGGAGTCTATCGCTCGTGGTTATGGCGCTCGTTTTGCGGCCAAAAAAGTACGTGTAAACACCATCTCTCAGTCGCCAACTGTAACAACTGCTGGTCAGGGAATCACTGGTTTCGATGATTTCTTCAACTTTGCAGATCAGCTTTCTCCACTGGGCAATGCGCCTTCTGAGGATTGTGCGAAATACATCTTGTCGTTATTCTCTGATTACACAAGATATGTAACGATGCAAAACTTGATGCACGATGGTGGATTCTCGACAACAGGTATCACACAAGAAATGATGGAAACTTTGGCGAAAGCTCGTCAGAAGTAA
- a CDS encoding DnaJ domain-containing protein, protein MINYYDILGIPATASSSDIKRAYRTLAVKYHPDKNPGNDFAEETFKQISRAYQVLGDPQQKAAYDFLITHQFEMPQSTEEPPEDFNPRKRTSFEERERYRQEYYEQNPHARPAEPSYWDRYRNNRLVNLAIAMLFFLVIAFFVGVPSYWYMKHEQKIEMERLVEEQMRFDVAKKLFEHGAYKEAMDSLQAIIALPNSSMHIKNFRNAVLADLYDKGEEAYMMENYEEAVRYWSVVKEHADYAAVFYQQLAHAYVGVGKFQQALLLYENMVDKEQFNIPLLLSAASLCADQLYDNERALKYYSLATEAMIDIYIINYGRAYALVIKPENIPESHYIAHYGLAVVLARLSNFERAKKACDWAILLRPNRPEAYNILGNCYFAMDQPEQACDAWGQAIKNGSLQANEWVARFCQ, encoded by the coding sequence TTGATCAATTATTACGACATATTGGGCATTCCTGCCACGGCATCTTCCTCCGATATCAAGCGGGCATACCGTACGTTGGCGGTAAAGTATCATCCCGACAAAAACCCTGGAAATGACTTTGCCGAGGAGACTTTCAAACAAATCTCAAGAGCTTATCAGGTTTTGGGCGACCCACAACAGAAGGCCGCCTACGACTTCTTGATAACGCACCAGTTTGAGATGCCGCAAAGTACTGAGGAACCCCCTGAAGATTTCAACCCCAGAAAAAGAACATCTTTTGAAGAACGCGAGCGGTATCGGCAGGAATATTATGAGCAAAACCCACATGCTCGGCCTGCTGAGCCCAGTTATTGGGACAGATACCGCAATAATAGGCTGGTAAATTTAGCCATTGCCATGCTGTTCTTTTTGGTGATCGCTTTTTTTGTAGGGGTTCCCTCTTACTGGTACATGAAGCATGAGCAGAAAATTGAAATGGAGCGGTTGGTGGAGGAGCAAATGAGGTTTGACGTCGCCAAAAAACTCTTTGAACATGGCGCTTACAAGGAGGCTATGGATTCCCTACAAGCGATTATCGCCTTGCCGAACTCGAGTATGCATATCAAAAATTTCCGCAATGCGGTTTTGGCGGATCTTTATGATAAAGGAGAAGAAGCTTACATGATGGAAAATTATGAAGAAGCGGTGCGCTACTGGAGCGTAGTAAAGGAACATGCCGATTATGCTGCGGTATTTTATCAGCAACTGGCACATGCCTATGTGGGCGTAGGAAAATTTCAGCAAGCCCTATTGCTCTATGAAAATATGGTGGACAAAGAACAGTTCAATATTCCGCTGCTGCTCTCTGCGGCCTCGCTTTGTGCTGATCAGCTTTATGACAATGAACGGGCACTGAAATACTATTCGCTCGCCACCGAAGCCATGATCGATATCTATATCATCAATTATGGCCGAGCCTATGCTTTGGTGATCAAGCCTGAGAATATTCCCGAAAGTCATTATATCGCTCATTATGGTTTGGCGGTTGTTTTGGCACGGCTTTCCAACTTTGAGCGGGCTAAAAAAGCCTGTGACTGGGCCATTTTACTTCGCCCAAATCGCCCTGAAGCTTACAATATTTTAGGAAACTGTTATTTTGCCATGGACCAGCCCGAGCAAGCCTGCGATGCCTGGGGGCAGGCGATCAAAAACGGGTCGCTTCAGGCCAATGAATGGGTGGCGCGGTTCTGCCAATAA
- a CDS encoding DUF481 domain-containing protein produces the protein MKKFYSIIGCLLFLGIGTAFGQSDELILKNGDQIHGELSKLVRNSIYFDADYGDEDFKIDWDDIMYFKTDRPFSIYLKGGERYYATFETDPSDSTAFIIRPVGSNDYFNTHRNRVVSIQTANTKFSDRFSMGLGLGYTFTKAKNVQQLTAQANAKYRAINWSLEGNVKTVNNSQDETTPTHRTDGSIAYNWTFYQSWFTGAGVTFLSNDEQKLSLRTSTQARIGTYLARTHTLDLLVSTGMAWTNENYSDPSIASANSAEAVLSAAFSIFGFGDFSINSSVDSYANLNTAGRYRVDFTVDISWDLPKGFLLKAGNTTNYDSKPVSPEAGTVDYVYYTTFGWKF, from the coding sequence ATGAAAAAATTTTACAGTATAATTGGATGCCTTTTATTTCTGGGCATCGGGACCGCTTTCGGGCAAAGTGATGAATTAATTTTAAAAAATGGAGATCAGATTCATGGCGAGCTGAGCAAGCTTGTTCGAAATTCCATTTATTTTGATGCCGATTACGGGGATGAAGATTTTAAAATCGACTGGGATGATATTATGTATTTCAAGACCGATCGACCGTTCAGTATTTATTTAAAGGGAGGAGAGCGGTATTACGCCACCTTTGAAACTGACCCTTCGGATTCCACCGCCTTTATTATTCGGCCAGTAGGCAGTAACGACTACTTCAACACCCACAGAAACCGTGTGGTTTCTATCCAGACGGCGAACACCAAGTTTTCCGATCGATTTTCAATGGGGTTGGGGCTGGGTTACACCTTTACAAAAGCCAAGAATGTCCAACAACTTACCGCACAGGCCAATGCCAAATACAGGGCCATTAACTGGTCGCTGGAAGGCAATGTAAAAACGGTCAATAACTCTCAGGATGAAACCACACCCACCCACCGTACAGATGGCTCGATAGCCTATAACTGGACCTTTTACCAAAGCTGGTTTACTGGGGCAGGGGTTACTTTTCTTTCCAACGATGAGCAAAAGCTCAGCCTGAGAACCTCGACACAAGCCCGCATTGGTACCTATCTTGCCCGTACCCACACCCTGGATCTACTGGTTTCCACAGGTATGGCCTGGACGAACGAAAACTACTCTGACCCCAGTATTGCAAGTGCCAATTCTGCCGAGGCAGTACTTTCCGCGGCCTTCAGCATTTTCGGCTTCGGAGATTTTTCTATCAACTCTTCCGTGGATTCTTATGCCAACCTGAATACCGCAGGCAGGTACCGTGTCGATTTCACCGTAGATATTTCTTGGGATTTGCCCAAAGGGTTCCTGCTGAAAGCTGGAAATACCACCAACTACGACTCCAAACCTGTGAGTCCTGAGGCTGGAACGGTCGATTACGTCTATTATACCACCTTCGGATGGAAATTTTAA
- the ric gene encoding iron-sulfur cluster repair di-iron protein, translating to MEFTKDLKVGELVAADYRTADVFKRNGLDFCCGGGISIERACEKKGLSVEQLMEELAEAVREKSQNDIDFRSWPLDLMVDYIEKTHHRYVRENVKMIAEYCMKIAEVHGHAATELLAVRDEFLACGEAMTTHMMKEEQVLFPFIKDLVNAQSTGATLPETCFGSVENPIAQMEHEHDAEGERFRRIAALTDNYNAPEWACNTYRIAFEKLREFEADLHRHVHIENNILFPRAIELAKSL from the coding sequence ATGGAATTTACTAAAGATCTAAAAGTAGGCGAGTTAGTGGCAGCGGATTACCGTACTGCTGATGTTTTCAAGCGTAACGGATTGGATTTCTGTTGTGGCGGCGGAATTTCTATTGAGCGTGCATGTGAGAAAAAAGGGCTTTCTGTTGAGCAATTAATGGAGGAGTTGGCTGAAGCTGTTCGTGAGAAATCGCAAAACGACATTGACTTCCGTTCATGGCCTTTGGATCTGATGGTTGATTACATTGAAAAAACACACCACCGCTATGTGCGCGAAAATGTGAAGATGATTGCTGAGTACTGCATGAAAATCGCAGAAGTTCACGGTCATGCAGCTACTGAGTTGTTGGCGGTTCGTGATGAGTTTTTGGCTTGTGGCGAAGCAATGACGACGCACATGATGAAAGAAGAGCAAGTGCTTTTCCCCTTCATTAAAGATTTGGTAAATGCGCAATCAACAGGTGCTACTTTGCCTGAAACTTGTTTCGGTTCGGTGGAAAACCCAATCGCACAAATGGAGCATGAGCATGATGCTGAAGGCGAACGTTTCCGTCGTATTGCTGCATTGACAGACAACTATAATGCTCCTGAGTGGGCATGTAACACTTACCGCATCGCTTTCGAGAAATTGAGAGAATTTGAAGCGGATTTGCACCGTCATGTGCATATCGAGAACAATATTTTGTTCCCTCGTGCCATTGAATTGGCAAAATCGCTATAA
- a CDS encoding diacylglycerol kinase family protein: MQPNYLIIYNPIAGKGKVDGLKKMIKKAWEGKINCKWKKTKYAGHASLIARKAIGKVDAVIAVGGDGTVNEVAAVLAGSDTPLGILPKGSGNGLARHLGIPMTMPHAIEWMAAAEVTPVDTIEVNGQFFINVAGIGFDAYVAHQFAKASTRGLATYIKETLSAYFTYHKKNYLLKWEGQQLEVKALLISIANSSQFGNDAYIAPHASLSDGLVDVSIIKDCPFWYAPAMGYRLFSKTIHKSRFYSTFQVSSVEISCQENEFVHLDGEASELQLPLDIQLHKNNLKMLCCP; this comes from the coding sequence ATGCAACCCAACTACTTAATCATTTATAACCCTATTGCCGGAAAAGGCAAAGTTGATGGACTGAAGAAAATGATCAAGAAGGCTTGGGAAGGCAAAATCAACTGTAAGTGGAAAAAGACCAAATATGCAGGACATGCCAGCCTCATTGCCAGGAAAGCCATTGGAAAAGTGGACGCCGTAATTGCAGTGGGCGGAGATGGCACGGTGAATGAAGTCGCCGCTGTGCTGGCAGGAAGCGACACCCCCTTGGGTATTTTACCCAAAGGTTCAGGCAACGGACTCGCAAGGCACTTGGGCATTCCCATGACCATGCCCCATGCGATTGAATGGATGGCTGCCGCTGAGGTTACCCCTGTGGACACCATTGAGGTCAATGGCCAGTTTTTCATCAATGTGGCAGGCATCGGTTTTGATGCTTATGTTGCCCATCAGTTCGCCAAAGCCTCCACCCGCGGACTCGCCACCTATATCAAAGAAACCCTTTCGGCTTATTTTACCTACCACAAAAAAAATTACCTCCTCAAGTGGGAAGGTCAGCAGCTTGAAGTAAAAGCCCTGCTGATCAGTATTGCCAACTCCTCACAATTTGGCAACGATGCCTACATTGCTCCGCACGCCAGTTTATCGGATGGCTTGGTGGATGTGTCTATTATTAAAGATTGTCCTTTTTGGTACGCACCTGCAATGGGCTACCGACTGTTTTCAAAAACGATCCACAAGAGCCGTTTTTACAGCACCTTTCAGGTATCGTCAGTAGAAATCAGCTGTCAGGAAAATGAATTTGTTCACCTTGATGGTGAGGCAAGCGAACTGCAACTGCCACTCGATATTCAGTTACACAAAAATAACCTCAAGATGCTCTGTTGCCCCTGA
- a CDS encoding nitric-oxide reductase large subunit, whose amino-acid sequence MKNNYKKYWWAFIAVMVGSFAVLLFFGREIYKQAPPIPQQVVDAQGNVVMSMKQIQDGQNVWQSIGGQDIGSIWGHGAYQAPDWSADYLHREAMFILDKWSNAKFGKKYDALSKADQAPLQLQLQDMIRKNTYDAATKKLTVPSVRVEAFKSISKHFTDLFMGGKGLHELRQAYALKEHTIYDATRMEDMNAFFFWTSWACVTERSAGGVSYSNNWPHEPLVGNEATSSLLMWSLFSVVILIAGILFLSFFHAKEEDGMEEEHELPQQDPMFGLKPTPSMKATLKYFWVVAALFVLQVGMGALTAHYGVEGQAFFGLDLSAILPYAVTRSWHLQLAILWIATSWLATGLFIAPAVAGFEPKFQKLGVDILFVALFIVVGGSMAGQWFSIMQKMGLTASFWFGHQGYEYVELGRFWQILLFAGLGIWLVLMGRCLVPAIKNAKENKSLLTMFLISSAAIGLFYGAGLMWGRHTNLSMAEYWRWWVVHLWVEGFFEVFATVVIAFLFTRLGLVKVESATKATLGSATIFLFGGILGTFHHLYFTGTPTGVMAVGAAFSALEIAPLSLLGFEAYSYYKQAKKGKWLQRYKWPINYFISVAFWNGLGAGVFGFLINPPIALYYMQGLNLTPVHGHTALFGVYGMLGIGLTLFSLRAMAPSMEWSERLMKNIFWSLNIGLLAMTVISILPIGIAQTFAAMDVGLWYARSAEFLQNPTFQSIRWSRVFGDVIFTFGLLSLVYFIFTFSKSYLTGKTEAAKTEKEEELV is encoded by the coding sequence ATGAAAAACAATTACAAGAAGTATTGGTGGGCATTTATCGCCGTGATGGTCGGTTCCTTTGCGGTACTTTTATTCTTCGGACGTGAGATCTACAAGCAGGCTCCTCCGATCCCTCAACAAGTGGTGGACGCACAAGGAAATGTGGTCATGTCCATGAAACAAATTCAGGACGGTCAGAATGTATGGCAGTCGATTGGTGGTCAGGACATCGGTTCGATCTGGGGTCATGGCGCTTATCAGGCACCTGACTGGAGTGCGGATTACCTGCACCGCGAGGCAATGTTTATCTTGGATAAATGGTCAAACGCCAAATTTGGTAAAAAATATGATGCTTTGTCGAAAGCAGATCAGGCGCCTTTGCAATTGCAATTGCAGGACATGATCCGCAAAAATACATACGATGCCGCTACCAAGAAATTGACGGTTCCAAGTGTTCGTGTGGAGGCTTTCAAGAGCATTTCTAAGCACTTCACCGATTTGTTCATGGGCGGAAAAGGCTTGCATGAATTGCGTCAGGCTTATGCTTTGAAAGAGCATACGATCTACGATGCTACTCGAATGGAAGATATGAATGCTTTCTTCTTCTGGACATCATGGGCATGTGTTACAGAGCGTTCAGCAGGTGGTGTTTCTTACTCCAATAACTGGCCACATGAGCCGTTGGTAGGCAACGAAGCGACTTCTTCTTTACTGATGTGGTCTTTATTTTCTGTGGTAATCCTGATTGCGGGTATCTTATTCCTGTCGTTTTTTCATGCAAAAGAAGAGGACGGTATGGAAGAGGAGCACGAGCTTCCTCAGCAGGATCCAATGTTTGGTTTGAAGCCAACGCCTTCGATGAAAGCAACCTTGAAATATTTCTGGGTAGTGGCAGCATTGTTTGTTTTACAAGTTGGAATGGGTGCATTGACAGCCCACTACGGTGTGGAAGGTCAGGCGTTCTTTGGCTTGGATTTGTCGGCGATCTTGCCGTATGCCGTAACGCGTTCATGGCACTTGCAGTTGGCCATTCTTTGGATCGCCACCTCATGGTTGGCAACAGGTTTGTTCATCGCTCCTGCAGTAGCTGGTTTTGAGCCTAAATTCCAAAAGTTAGGGGTTGATATTTTGTTCGTGGCTTTGTTCATCGTTGTGGGTGGATCAATGGCAGGACAGTGGTTCTCGATCATGCAGAAAATGGGCTTGACGGCTTCATTCTGGTTCGGTCACCAAGGATATGAGTACGTAGAGTTGGGTCGTTTCTGGCAGATTCTATTGTTCGCAGGTTTGGGGATCTGGCTGGTTTTGATGGGGCGTTGTTTGGTGCCTGCCATCAAAAATGCCAAAGAGAACAAATCCCTTCTGACGATGTTTTTGATCAGCTCAGCGGCTATTGGTTTATTTTATGGCGCAGGACTGATGTGGGGTCGCCACACCAACTTGTCGATGGCCGAATACTGGAGATGGTGGGTGGTTCACCTTTGGGTAGAAGGCTTCTTTGAAGTATTTGCTACCGTAGTGATCGCCTTCCTGTTTACCCGATTGGGCTTGGTGAAGGTTGAATCAGCAACCAAAGCGACGCTGGGATCAGCAACGATCTTCCTGTTCGGTGGTATCTTGGGAACTTTCCACCACTTGTATTTTACAGGTACACCTACGGGTGTGATGGCTGTTGGTGCTGCCTTCAGTGCTTTGGAAATTGCTCCCCTATCATTATTGGGCTTTGAAGCCTATTCTTATTACAAACAGGCGAAAAAAGGAAAGTGGTTGCAACGCTACAAGTGGCCAATCAACTACTTCATCTCGGTTGCCTTCTGGAACGGATTAGGTGCGGGTGTATTTGGTTTCTTGATTAACCCTCCGATCGCATTGTATTATATGCAAGGTTTGAACCTGACGCCTGTTCATGGTCATACGGCATTGTTCGGTGTTTATGGAATGTTAGGAATCGGTTTGACGTTGTTCTCGTTGCGTGCGATGGCACCTTCAATGGAATGGAGTGAGCGCCTAATGAAAAATATCTTCTGGTCGCTGAATATTGGCTTGTTGGCCATGACTGTCATTAGTATCCTGCCGATTGGTATTGCACAGACTTTTGCCGCAATGGATGTTGGTTTATGGTATGCTCGCTCTGCGGAGTTCCTGCAAAACCCAACTTTCCAAAGCATCCGCTGGTCACGTGTGTTTGGTGATGTGATCTTTACCTTCGGATTGTTGTCATTGGTTTACTTCATTTTCACTTTCAGCAAAAGCTATTTGACTGGAAAAACCGAAGCAGCCAAAACTGAAAAAGAAGAAGAATTAGTGTAA